In Candidatus Dormiibacterota bacterium, the DNA window TGGTCGGCGGCGCCATGACCGGCACCGCCACCGGCGTCCAGCACAACCCGACCTGCACCCCCGACACCGGGGTCGGCAACGCCGGCGACATGTTCTGCGCCGACTTCGCCAACCTCGCCGACGGCCGCTTCCTCGTGGTCGGCGGAACCGGCTGGTACAACGAGCCCGGCAGCGGTCTCGACCGCGCCCACGGCTATCCCTACGACCTCGGCGCCATCGAGCTCGAGGGCCTGCGCAGCGCGCGCATCTTCAACCCCGCGACCAACGACTTCCAGGTGGCCGCGCCGATGAAGTACGGCCGCTGGTACCCGACCGCCACCACCCTGTCGGACGGCAAGGTGTTCGTGGCCAGCGGCGTGACCAAGCTGATCAAGAGCACCCAGCTCAGCGAGGTGCGGCGGACGGAGACGTACGACCCCGCCGCCAACACCTGGACCGAGAACTACACCGGGCCGCTCTCCGAGAACTCGCTGCCGCTGAACGCCCGGATGTTCCTGACCCCGAACAATAAGATCTTCTATCTCGGCGCCGGCCAGTCCTGGGGCCCCTTCGGCCAGTCGGTCGACGAGGCGCTCTTCGCCCTGCAGCAGTTCTTCGATCTGAAGACCAAGCAGTGGCAGGTGGTCGGACCCAACCCGCTGGGCACCCGCAGCAGCCCCTTCTCGGTGGCGCTGCCGATGGCGCCGCCCTACGACAAGATGACGATCATGACCTACGGCGGCGTGCTCGGCCCGCCCCCCGGCGGTGAGCTCGCGGTGCCCTTCACCCAGCTGACCACGGTCGACAGCAACGGCAACGTGTCCAACCGGATGGGGGCCGACCTGCACCATCCGCGCTGGTTCGTCTCCGGCGTCGCCCTGCCCGACGGCAAGGTGCTCGCGCTCAACGGGGCGGACAAGGACGAGGTCATCAACCCCGGCACCGAGTCGCCGGTCCGCACCCCCGAGCTCTACGACCCGGCCACCAACACCTGGACCGACATGGCCGCCGAGAGCCGTGACCGCACCTACCACAACTCCGCGGTCCTGCTCCCCGACGGTCGCGTCCTCAGCGGCGGCCACTCGCCCATCCCGGCGAGCTACGGCGCCCACCACACCCTGATGCCGGGCATCACCGCGAACAACGACAAGGACCCGAGCTTCCAGATCTGGAGCCCGCCCTACCTGTCCTACGGCCCCCGGCCGAGGATCACCCACGCCCCCCACGGGGTCGCCTGGGGCTCGACCTTCACCGTGAACGTGGACGACCCGACCTCGATCAGGCAGGTCGTGGCGATGCGCACCCCGTCCCAGCAGCACGTCAACGACAACGACACCCGGACCCTGCAGCTGGCCTACACCCAGACGGGCCCGCACACCCTGACGGTGACCGCCCCGCCGACCGGCGTGGTGGCCCCCCCCGGCTCCTACTACCTCTTCGTCAACCGGGGCAACCCCAGGGGCCTGACCCCGTCGGTGGCCCGGATCTTCATGCTGGGCAGCACCTCGGACAGCTCCGAGGCGGTCCAGCCGGTGCCCGATGACGTGGCGCCCGCCAGCGGCGGCAGCGCCACCCAGGTCAAGGACGACAGCTACCAGGCCACCTACCTGGGCGCTGCCGGCCAGCAGTTCAACCAGTCCGTCGGCCGGACGGCGCATCCCGCGCTGACCGCCAAGGAGAACGGCATCAGCGCGCTGTCCGCCCGTCTCAGCGGCTTCCTGCGCAACACCCCGGGCGGCGGTCCGCTCGTGGTGACGGGCCTGCTCGTGGCCCTGGTCGCCGGTCTCGGCGTCCGCACCCGGCGGTGGATCGTCCGCCGCGCCAGGGGCTGACCCACACCCGACCCACAATCGAGAGGGGGTGCCCCGGGGCACCCCCTCTTCTGCTTCCCGCCATCCGCACGCAACACGTGGCGGGTATACACGGGTGATGCGATTCCGCCCGTCCTTTCGCTGGGCGCTCGGCGCCGTGCTCGCGGTGGTCGCCGCCCTGGTCATCGGCGTGGCGGTGACCCATCCGTCCGCCGATCCCGGCGGCGGTCAGGCCGGTGGCCCGGGGGTGGCGTCGCTCGCCCCGATCGGCGACCGCCAGCAGGTCCCCGACTTCACCGGCATCCGCGGGTGGATCAACAGCCCCCCGCTGCACCGCGACCAGCTGCGCGGCAAGGTGGTGCTCGTCGACTTCTGGACCTTCTCCTGCGTCAACTGCACCCGCACCATCCCCCACCTCCGCGCGCTCTACGACCACTACCGCGACCGCGGGCTGGTGATCGTCGGGGTGCACTCGCCCGAGTTCGACTTCGAGAGGGACCCCGCCAACGTCACCGCCGCGGTGCGCCGGCTGGGGGTGACCTGGCCGGTGGCGCTCGACAGCGACATGGCCACCTGGAACGCCTACACCAACCAGTACTGGCCCGCCGAGTACCTGGTCGACCGCCAGGGCCGGCTGGCCTACTTCCACCCCGGCGAGGGCGAGTACGCCACCACCGAGAACGCGGTGCTGCAGCTCCTCGGCGGCGGCGCCGCCGCCGCCCCCGCGGCCACCGGCGTCCCCGGTCCGGGCTCGGACCTCACCCCGGAGCTGTACGCGGGCAGCGTCCGCGGCAGCCTCGGCGACGGCGAGCAGTACGGCGCTCAGGGCGCCCGGGTGGACTACCCCGACCACGGCGACCCCCGCGCCCGCGACCGGCTGACCGTCGCCGGGGGCTGGGTCGACCACGCCGAGTACCTGGAGGCGGCGACCGCCGGGCACGTCCGGCTGCGCCTCCACGCCGGCGACGTCTACGTGGTCGGCGGCAGCGCGACCGGCGCGCCGCTGCAGGTGGGGGTGAGCCTCGACGGCGCCCCGGTGCCGGCGGCGGGCCGCGGCCCCGACCTCGCCCCCGGCGGGCTCACCATCACCGGTCCCGACCTGCGCCACGTGCTCCAGGGGGTGGGCCCGGGCGACCACGTCGTCGACCTCGCGGTGCCCCCCGGCTTCCGCCTCTACACCTTCACCTTCGGCTGAGGCGGCGCCCGCTCATGGTCGCGCTCCCCACCCTGATCGCCACCTTCATCGCCGGGTTGGGCTCGTTCCTCAACCCCTGCACGCTGCCGCTCCTCCCCGCCTACCTCTCCTATGCCGGCGGCATCTCCGCTGCCGAGCTCGCCGACCCGGAGCGGCGCGCCGGCCACCGCGGCCGCCTGGTCGGGGGCACGCTGCTCTTCGTCGCCGGCTTCGGCGCCGTCTTCGTCCTCCTCGGCATCGGCGCCGGCGGGCTCGGCCGGCAGGTCCGCCAGGCGCAGCGGCCGGTGGAGATCGCCGGCGGGGCCGCGATGGTGGTGCTGGGGCTGGCCCTCGCCGGGGTGATCCGCGCCGGCTGGCTGGAGCGCGGCGCCAGCCTGCGTCTGCCCGGCCGGGTCCGCGCCGCCGGCCTCTGGTCGGCCCTTCCCCTGGGAGCGGTCTTCGCGATCGGCTGGACCCCGTGCGTCGGCCCCTACCTCGCCTCGGCGCTCACCCTCGCCGCGGTGAGCTCGCACGCCGGCGCTGGAGCGGTCCTGCTCGCCGCCTACGCCCTCGGCCTGGGCCTGCCCTTCGTGATCGCCGCCCTGGTCTACGCGTCGCTGCCGGACCTGGGGCGGCGGCTGACCCGCTTCGCGGTTCCCGCCGCCCGGGCCGGCGGGGTGCTGGTGGCCGCGCTGGGGGTGCTCCTGCTCAGCGGCCAGTACTCGCGGCTCACCTCGCTGCTGGCCTCGCTCTCCGTGCCCCACGGCGGATAGCGATCCGGCCGGGCTGCTCCCGGTGCGCCAGGTGCGATCATCTCCGGTCGCGCTGGTCAACCGGTGGAGGAGCAACCGCATGGCGGAGGATCGTTTCGGGGCGCGCGCCGCGCTCGGCGGCGTCGACGGGGTGGAGATGTACCGGCTGGACCGGCTCGCCACCCTGGGTGTCGGCGACCCCTCCGGCCTCCCGGTCACGGTCAAGATCCTCCTCGAGAACCTGCTCCGCCACAGCGGCGAGCGTCGCGTCGCCGAGGGCGACGTCGAGGCGCTGGCGCGCTGGGCCCCGGGCGCCGGCGCCGACCAGCGTGAGCGTGCCTTCACCCCGGCGCGTGTGCTGCTCCAGGACTTCACCGGCGTGCCCGCGGTCGTCGACCTCGCGGCGATGCGCTCGGCGATGGCCCGGGCCGGCGGCGACCCCTCCCTGGTCGACCCCCTGGTGCCCGTCGACCTGGTGGTCGACCACTCCGTCCAGGTCGACGCCTTCGGCTCGGCGCAGGCGTACGCTGCGAACATCGAGCGCGAGTACGAGCGCAACCGGGAGCGCTACGAGCTGCTGCGCTGGGCCCAACAGGCCTTCAACGGCTTCCGGGTGGTGCCTCCGGGGATGGGCATCGTCCACCAGGTCAACCTCGAGTACCTGGCGTCGGTGGTGGCGCTGCGGCAGCAGGGCGGAGGCCGGATCGCCTTCCCCGACACCCTGGTGGGCACCGACTCGCACACCCCGATGGTCAACGGCATCGGCGTGCTCGGCTGGGGGGTGGGGGGCATCGAGGCCGAGGCCTGCCTGCTCGGCCAGCCGCTCTTCCTGCTCACCCCGGTGGTGGTGGGCGTCCGCTTCCACAACGCGCTGCCCCCCGGGGTCACCGCCACCGACCTGGTGCTCACCCTCACCGAGCTGCTCCGCAGCCACGGAGTTGTGGGCAAGTTTGTCGAATTCTGCGGCACCGGGCTGTCGGCGCTGACCGCCGCCGATCGGGCGACGATGGCCAACATGTCGCCCGAGTTCGGCGCCACCGCGTCGCTGTTCCCCGTCGACGCGCAGACCCTCCGCTACCTGCGCGAGAGCGGCCGCGAGCCCGGCCACGTCGAGCTGGTGGAACGCTACTGCCGCGAGCAGGGCATGTTCCGCACCGACGAGGACGAGCCGCCGCGCTTCAGCGAGATGGTCGAGCTCGACCTCGCGACCGTGGAGCCGAGCCTCGCCGGGCCCAGCCGGCCCCAGGACCGGGTGCCTCTGAGCCGGGTGTGGCAGTCGTTCTGCGCCAAGTTCGGCATGCCCGTCGACGCCGCCCCGACCAACGGCACCGTCGCCGAGGAGCTCAGCACCCTGGAGAGCGAGGGCGGCAGCCCTCACCCCGCCGACGTGGTCCGGGGGCGGCGCCGCGGTGACGGCATCAGGGCGCTCACCGACGGCTCGGTGGTGATCGCGGCGATCACCTCGTGCACCAACACCTCGAACCCGTCGGTGATGATCGGCGCCGGGCTGCTGGCCCAGCGCGCCCTCGAGCGCGGCCTCCGCCTTCCCGACCACGTCAAGACCAGCCTCGCCCCGGGCTCGCGGGTGGTCACCGACTACCTGGAGCGCGCCGGCCTGCTCGAGCCGCTGAACGCGCTGCGCTTCAACCTGGTCGGCTACGGCTGCACCACCTGCATCGGCAACAGCGGGCCCCTGCCCGACGCGGTCGCCGAGAAGGTCGAGGACCACGACCTCGCGGTGGTCGCGGTGCTCTCCGGCAACCGGAACTTCGAAGGCCGGATCCACCCGCAGGTCAGGGCCTCGTACCTCGCGTCGCCGCCGCTGGTGGTCGCCTACGCGCTCGCCGGCACCGTCAACATCGACCTCACCACCGATCCCCTCGGCTTCGACCACGACGGCGTCCCGGTGATGCTGCGGGACATCTGGCCCAGCTCGGAGGACGTCACCGAGGTGATGGGCAGGGTGCTCGGCCGGGAGATGTTCGACCGCGAGTACTCGCGGATCTTCGAGGGCGACGAGCACTGGCGGCTGCTCCCCGCGCCCACCGGATCGATGTTCGAGTGGCAGCCCGACTCCAGCTACGTCCAGGAGCCGCCGTTCTTCACCGACCTCTCGTCCGAGCCCCACACCCCCGGCGACATCGAGGGGGCGCGGGTGCTCGCCCTGCTCGGCGACTCGATCACCACAGACCACATCTCGCCGGCGGGGGTGATCGCGCGCAACAGCCCGGCCGCCGAGTACCTCACCGAGCACGGCGTCGAGCTGCGCGACTTCAACACCTACGGGGCGCGGCGCGGCAACCACGAGGTGATGGTGCGCGGCACCTTCGCGAACATCCGGCTGCGCAACCGCCTCGCCGGCGGCCGCGAGGGCGGCGTCACCGAGCACCAGCCCAGCGGCGAGGTCACCACCATCTTCGACGCTGCGATGCGCTACCAGGCCGAGGGCACCCCGCTGCTGCTCATCGCCGGCCGCGAGTACGGCTCGGGGTCGAGCCGGGACTGGGCGGCGAAGGGCCCGCTGCTGCTCGGGGTGCGCGCCGTCATCGCCGAGTCCTACGAGCGCATCCACCGGGCCAACCTGGTGGGGATGGGGATCCTGCCGCTGCAGTTCCAGCCCGGCGAGACCGCGGAGTCGCTGGGGATCAGCGGTCGCGAGACCTACACCCTGCGCGGCATCGCCGGCGGCCTGACCCCCGGCGGCGAGGTTGCGGTGACCGCCCGCGCGGAGGACGGGTCGGAGGTCGCCTTCACCGCGGTGGCGCGGCTCGACAGCCTCACCGACGTCGACTACCACCGCCACGGCGGCGTCCTCCCGCTGGTGCTGCGGCAGCTGATGAGCAGGAGCTGAGGGCTGCCCGAGCTGGTCCTCGGTCCCATCGTCCGGCACCTCGGCGCCGGCGAGGCCACGGTGTGGGTCGAGACCGACGCGCCCTGCACGGTGGAGATCCTGGGCTGCCGGGCGCGCACCTTCGGCGTGGCCGGCCGTCACTACGCCCTGGTGGTCGTCGGAGGCCTGACCCCGGGAGTGCCCAGCCCCTACGAGGTGGGTCTCGACGGCGAGACGGTC includes these proteins:
- a CDS encoding galactose oxidase-like domain-containing protein gives rise to the protein MIERRPGNRWRLSMGTAVGALVIVGAAVTTGSGPAKAAPAGAGPDQVGSWTAPFEEGGTNTPRCVKGTDGRAVCKPVGYAQAITKDGRVFYFNGIESSENVQYGSPAELSPESRDSRARVLDLRSGTPTWMTPGHETGGAVNPNLKPGDSCQTSDPLGVAGVPGRPGDGFVGSLVGGAMTGTATGVQHNPTCTPDTGVGNAGDMFCADFANLADGRFLVVGGTGWYNEPGSGLDRAHGYPYDLGAIELEGLRSARIFNPATNDFQVAAPMKYGRWYPTATTLSDGKVFVASGVTKLIKSTQLSEVRRTETYDPAANTWTENYTGPLSENSLPLNARMFLTPNNKIFYLGAGQSWGPFGQSVDEALFALQQFFDLKTKQWQVVGPNPLGTRSSPFSVALPMAPPYDKMTIMTYGGVLGPPPGGELAVPFTQLTTVDSNGNVSNRMGADLHHPRWFVSGVALPDGKVLALNGADKDEVINPGTESPVRTPELYDPATNTWTDMAAESRDRTYHNSAVLLPDGRVLSGGHSPIPASYGAHHTLMPGITANNDKDPSFQIWSPPYLSYGPRPRITHAPHGVAWGSTFTVNVDDPTSIRQVVAMRTPSQQHVNDNDTRTLQLAYTQTGPHTLTVTAPPTGVVAPPGSYYLFVNRGNPRGLTPSVARIFMLGSTSDSSEAVQPVPDDVAPASGGSATQVKDDSYQATYLGAAGQQFNQSVGRTAHPALTAKENGISALSARLSGFLRNTPGGGPLVVTGLLVALVAGLGVRTRRWIVRRARG
- a CDS encoding redoxin domain-containing protein yields the protein MRFRPSFRWALGAVLAVVAALVIGVAVTHPSADPGGGQAGGPGVASLAPIGDRQQVPDFTGIRGWINSPPLHRDQLRGKVVLVDFWTFSCVNCTRTIPHLRALYDHYRDRGLVIVGVHSPEFDFERDPANVTAAVRRLGVTWPVALDSDMATWNAYTNQYWPAEYLVDRQGRLAYFHPGEGEYATTENAVLQLLGGGAAAAPAATGVPGPGSDLTPELYAGSVRGSLGDGEQYGAQGARVDYPDHGDPRARDRLTVAGGWVDHAEYLEAATAGHVRLRLHAGDVYVVGGSATGAPLQVGVSLDGAPVPAAGRGPDLAPGGLTITGPDLRHVLQGVGPGDHVVDLAVPPGFRLYTFTFG
- a CDS encoding cytochrome c biogenesis protein CcdA, yielding MVALPTLIATFIAGLGSFLNPCTLPLLPAYLSYAGGISAAELADPERRAGHRGRLVGGTLLFVAGFGAVFVLLGIGAGGLGRQVRQAQRPVEIAGGAAMVVLGLALAGVIRAGWLERGASLRLPGRVRAAGLWSALPLGAVFAIGWTPCVGPYLASALTLAAVSSHAGAGAVLLAAYALGLGLPFVIAALVYASLPDLGRRLTRFAVPAARAGGVLVAALGVLLLSGQYSRLTSLLASLSVPHGG
- the acnA gene encoding aconitate hydratase AcnA; the encoded protein is MAEDRFGARAALGGVDGVEMYRLDRLATLGVGDPSGLPVTVKILLENLLRHSGERRVAEGDVEALARWAPGAGADQRERAFTPARVLLQDFTGVPAVVDLAAMRSAMARAGGDPSLVDPLVPVDLVVDHSVQVDAFGSAQAYAANIEREYERNRERYELLRWAQQAFNGFRVVPPGMGIVHQVNLEYLASVVALRQQGGGRIAFPDTLVGTDSHTPMVNGIGVLGWGVGGIEAEACLLGQPLFLLTPVVVGVRFHNALPPGVTATDLVLTLTELLRSHGVVGKFVEFCGTGLSALTAADRATMANMSPEFGATASLFPVDAQTLRYLRESGREPGHVELVERYCREQGMFRTDEDEPPRFSEMVELDLATVEPSLAGPSRPQDRVPLSRVWQSFCAKFGMPVDAAPTNGTVAEELSTLESEGGSPHPADVVRGRRRGDGIRALTDGSVVIAAITSCTNTSNPSVMIGAGLLAQRALERGLRLPDHVKTSLAPGSRVVTDYLERAGLLEPLNALRFNLVGYGCTTCIGNSGPLPDAVAEKVEDHDLAVVAVLSGNRNFEGRIHPQVRASYLASPPLVVAYALAGTVNIDLTTDPLGFDHDGVPVMLRDIWPSSEDVTEVMGRVLGREMFDREYSRIFEGDEHWRLLPAPTGSMFEWQPDSSYVQEPPFFTDLSSEPHTPGDIEGARVLALLGDSITTDHISPAGVIARNSPAAEYLTEHGVELRDFNTYGARRGNHEVMVRGTFANIRLRNRLAGGREGGVTEHQPSGEVTTIFDAAMRYQAEGTPLLLIAGREYGSGSSRDWAAKGPLLLGVRAVIAESYERIHRANLVGMGILPLQFQPGETAESLGISGRETYTLRGIAGGLTPGGEVAVTARAEDGSEVAFTAVARLDSLTDVDYHRHGGVLPLVLRQLMSRS